A genomic window from Corallococcus exiguus includes:
- a CDS encoding helix-turn-helix transcriptional regulator, which produces MDKKLATTIGASARVARGRMELTQADVAERIDVATEVYGRLERGGMLPSVQTLLKLCHELHVSADELLGLAAQGAPPSRASEAPPPTPERPEVRRLLRSVRQLDPGQVKLLGLVANALTRR; this is translated from the coding sequence ATGGACAAGAAACTCGCAACCACCATCGGCGCATCGGCACGGGTCGCCCGGGGCCGCATGGAGCTTACGCAGGCCGACGTCGCCGAGCGAATCGACGTGGCCACGGAAGTGTACGGCCGCCTCGAGCGCGGCGGCATGCTCCCCAGCGTCCAGACCCTGCTGAAGCTGTGCCACGAGCTGCACGTCTCCGCGGACGAGCTGCTGGGACTCGCGGCGCAGGGCGCTCCGCCGTCGCGCGCCAGCGAGGCCCCTCCGCCCACGCCGGAGCGTCCGGAAGTGCGCCGGCTGCTGCGCAGCGTGCGTCAGTTGGACCCCGGCCAGGTGAAGCTGCTGGGTCTGGTGGCCAACGCGCTGACGCGGCGGTAG
- a CDS encoding TolC family protein: MRALPLTLSLCLLPVVAGAQTAQPAAPQVQAPATAPAATPQAPAPATPVTPVTPPAVQQSLTMSAAEGRVITLADAEAAARQYQPSLRSAQASTDAAYARVDQSFSSFLPQVSANAGYTLGTSNRAVIQNVPGSDTGVVSNSTRRFSGSIAANQLIYDFGKTSGRYNASKETAGAQEDSQEQVLQDALRNVRTAYFNVLTQKALLGVARETLQSEEARLNQVNASVQVGSRPEIDLLQQRTAKANAQVALIRAQNAYATAKAQLNQTMGVETATDYTVQDVTVAAIAGEDEVLDALVKRALEARPDVAARERQISAQESQVKVTKAGHLPSLSATGNLSDVGANPFNGATLSAQGGVQLSWALFQGGLVNAQTREANANLRDLQAQKDALRQQVRLQVEQARLNVVATREALTAADEAQVNARERLRLAEGRYRAGVGNIIEVSDAQVAFTNAAAQQVQATYDLATSRAELARALGTVELTTLASR, translated from the coding sequence ATGCGCGCGCTTCCGTTGACGCTTTCGTTGTGCCTCCTGCCCGTGGTCGCGGGGGCCCAGACGGCCCAGCCCGCCGCCCCGCAGGTCCAGGCTCCGGCGACGGCCCCGGCCGCCACGCCGCAGGCCCCGGCTCCGGCGACGCCCGTGACGCCCGTGACGCCTCCGGCCGTGCAGCAGTCCCTGACGATGTCCGCCGCCGAGGGGCGCGTCATCACCCTGGCGGACGCGGAGGCCGCGGCGCGCCAGTACCAGCCGTCGCTGCGCTCGGCGCAGGCGAGCACCGACGCGGCGTATGCCCGGGTGGACCAGTCCTTCTCCAGCTTCCTGCCGCAGGTGAGCGCCAACGCTGGCTACACGCTGGGCACCAGCAACCGGGCCGTCATCCAGAACGTGCCGGGCAGCGACACCGGCGTGGTGTCCAACTCCACGCGGCGCTTCAGCGGCAGCATCGCCGCCAACCAGCTCATCTACGACTTCGGCAAGACGTCTGGCCGCTACAACGCGTCGAAGGAGACGGCGGGCGCGCAGGAGGACTCGCAGGAGCAGGTGCTCCAGGACGCGCTGCGCAATGTGCGCACGGCGTACTTCAACGTCCTCACGCAGAAGGCCCTCCTGGGCGTGGCGCGCGAGACGCTCCAGAGCGAGGAGGCCCGGCTCAACCAGGTGAACGCGTCCGTGCAGGTGGGCTCTCGGCCGGAGATTGACCTGCTCCAGCAGCGCACCGCGAAGGCCAACGCGCAGGTGGCGCTCATCCGCGCGCAGAACGCCTATGCCACCGCGAAGGCGCAGCTCAACCAGACCATGGGCGTGGAGACGGCCACCGACTACACCGTGCAGGACGTGACGGTGGCGGCCATCGCGGGCGAGGACGAGGTGCTGGACGCGCTGGTGAAGCGCGCGCTGGAGGCCCGTCCCGACGTCGCCGCGCGCGAGCGGCAGATTTCCGCGCAGGAGTCCCAGGTGAAGGTGACGAAGGCCGGCCACCTGCCCTCCTTGAGCGCCACGGGCAACCTGTCCGACGTGGGGGCGAACCCGTTCAACGGCGCCACGCTGAGCGCGCAGGGCGGCGTCCAGCTGAGCTGGGCGCTGTTCCAGGGCGGACTCGTCAACGCGCAGACGCGCGAGGCCAACGCCAACCTGCGCGACCTCCAGGCGCAGAAGGACGCGCTCCGGCAGCAGGTGCGGCTCCAGGTGGAGCAGGCCCGGCTCAACGTGGTGGCCACGCGCGAGGCGCTCACCGCCGCGGACGAGGCCCAGGTGAACGCGCGCGAGCGGCTGCGGCTGGCCGAAGGGCGCTACCGCGCGGGCGTGGGCAACATCATCGAGGTGAGCGACGCGCAGGTGGCCTTCACCAACGCCGCTGCCCAGCAGGTGCAGGCGACGTACGACCTGGCCACCTCTCGCGCGGAGCTGGCGCGCGCCCTGGGCACGGTGGAGTTGACCACCCTGGCCTCGCGGTAG
- a CDS encoding ABC transporter permease, which yields MNIMETLVLALRALLRSKTRSVLTALGIIIGVGAVIAMVAIGDGAKASVQKVFDSMGTNLLIILPGSSKSGGARGGFGSQPTITWDDLEAVRTQVASVRGAAPEMRSNAQVFSEDQNWNTSIIGTTTDYFSVRSWTMAKGAHFTDADNEAGAKVAVLGQTVVDNLYGKGFNPVGQVIRINKTPFTVMGVTAPKGQSPVGQDFDNTVFVPATTFKRQVQAQSLGAYITGAVFVQAASADLTAKAQTDVTNLLRERHRLGEDDANDFDVRNLAEVASGQQQSTETLSLLLAAIAAVSLVVGGIGIMNIMLVSVTERTREIGVRVAVGARPRDILAQFLIEALTLAVLGGIIGAAVGLGVAKLLAAQFGWPMLVRPDVALLAIVFSGLVGVVFGLYPARKASLLDPIDALRYE from the coding sequence ATGAACATCATGGAGACACTCGTCCTGGCGCTGCGCGCGCTGTTGCGCTCGAAGACGCGCTCGGTGCTCACCGCGCTGGGCATCATCATCGGCGTGGGCGCGGTCATCGCCATGGTGGCCATTGGCGACGGCGCGAAGGCCAGCGTGCAGAAGGTCTTCGACTCCATGGGCACCAACCTGCTCATCATCCTGCCGGGCTCGTCCAAGTCCGGTGGCGCGCGAGGCGGCTTCGGCAGCCAGCCCACCATCACCTGGGACGACCTGGAGGCCGTGCGCACGCAGGTGGCCAGCGTGCGTGGCGCCGCGCCGGAGATGCGCTCCAACGCGCAGGTGTTCAGTGAGGACCAGAACTGGAACACCAGCATCATCGGCACCACGACGGACTACTTCTCCGTGCGCAGCTGGACCATGGCGAAGGGCGCGCACTTCACGGACGCGGACAACGAGGCCGGCGCGAAGGTGGCGGTGCTGGGCCAGACGGTGGTGGACAACCTCTACGGCAAGGGCTTCAACCCCGTGGGGCAGGTCATCCGCATCAACAAGACGCCCTTCACCGTGATGGGCGTGACGGCGCCCAAGGGCCAGTCTCCCGTGGGTCAGGACTTCGACAACACGGTGTTCGTCCCGGCCACCACGTTCAAGCGGCAGGTGCAGGCGCAGAGCCTGGGCGCGTACATCACCGGCGCGGTGTTCGTGCAGGCGGCCAGCGCGGACCTCACGGCCAAGGCCCAGACGGACGTGACGAACCTGCTGCGCGAGCGTCACCGGCTGGGCGAGGACGACGCCAACGACTTCGACGTGCGCAACCTGGCGGAAGTCGCAAGCGGCCAGCAGCAGAGCACGGAGACGTTGAGCCTGTTGCTCGCGGCCATCGCGGCGGTGTCGCTGGTGGTGGGCGGTATCGGCATCATGAACATCATGCTGGTGAGCGTCACCGAGCGGACGCGCGAGATTGGCGTGCGCGTGGCGGTGGGCGCCCGGCCGCGAGACATCCTGGCGCAGTTCCTCATCGAGGCGCTGACGCTGGCGGTGCTGGGCGGCATCATCGGCGCGGCCGTGGGCCTGGGCGTGGCGAAGCTGCTCGCCGCGCAGTTCGGCTGGCCCATGCTGGTCCGTCCTGACGTCGCGCTGCTGGCCATCGTGTTCAGCGGCCTGGTTGGGGTCGTCTTCGGTCTGTATCCGGCGCGCAAGGCGAGCCTGTTGGATCCCATTGATGCACTGAGGTACGAGTGA
- a CDS encoding ABC transporter ATP-binding protein, with protein sequence MDADTKRAPPVIQLNKVAKVYKSGDVEVRALRGVDFTVEPGEFVSIMGSSGSGKSTLMNILGCLDRPTSGEYLLNGREVARLDRDGLARVRNRTLGFVFQSFNLLARTTALENVELPMLYAGVPSKERRARAKEALERVGLGARLDHHPKQLSGGQQQRVAIARALVGRPRVILADEPTGNLDSRTTVEVMALFQQLQKEGMTLVLVTHEPDVAEYTQRIVVVKDGRIVNDRRQTPNPAVVPAEEVGT encoded by the coding sequence ATGGACGCGGACACGAAGCGGGCACCCCCCGTCATCCAGCTCAACAAAGTGGCGAAGGTGTACAAGTCCGGCGACGTGGAGGTGCGGGCCCTGCGTGGCGTGGACTTCACGGTGGAGCCTGGGGAGTTCGTCTCCATCATGGGCTCCTCCGGTTCGGGCAAGTCCACGCTGATGAACATCCTGGGCTGCCTGGACCGGCCCACCTCCGGCGAGTACCTGCTCAACGGCCGCGAGGTGGCCCGCCTGGACCGCGACGGCCTGGCGCGCGTGCGCAACCGCACCCTGGGCTTCGTCTTCCAGAGCTTCAACCTGCTGGCGCGCACCACCGCGCTGGAGAACGTGGAGCTGCCCATGCTCTACGCGGGCGTGCCCTCGAAGGAGCGGCGTGCGCGGGCGAAGGAAGCGCTGGAGCGCGTGGGGCTGGGGGCCCGGCTGGACCACCACCCGAAGCAGCTCTCCGGCGGTCAGCAGCAGCGCGTGGCCATCGCTCGGGCGCTGGTGGGACGGCCTCGCGTCATCCTGGCGGACGAGCCCACGGGCAACCTGGACTCGCGCACCACGGTGGAGGTGATGGCGCTGTTCCAGCAGCTGCAGAAGGAAGGCATGACGCTGGTGCTGGTGACGCACGAGCCGGACGTGGCCGAGTACACCCAGCGCATCGTGGTGGTGAAGGACGGGCGCATCGTGAACGACAGACGCCAGACGCCGAACCCGGCGGTGGTGCCCGCCGAGGAGGTGGGGACATGA
- a CDS encoding efflux RND transporter periplasmic adaptor subunit has product MKALSEMPREAPALAPVELDEDEGRKRGIPRWAWVLAILVVVGAGVFWRMRAGNQADAVTYDTTPAEARKLTAKVTATGTVAALVTVQVGSQVSGRIQELMVDYNSQVKKGQVIARIDPQLVQAALDRAKANMMASRANLQKARVNADVAKKQAVRSRELRAQQFISQSELETAESAAANGQAEVTAAEGSVAQAQAALNEAEVNLKYTTIVSPTDGIVISRSVDVGQTVAASLQAPVLFTIAEDLRKMQVNTSIAEADVGKLQPGQKATFTVDAFSGETFEGVIRQIRNEAITVQNVVTYLAVIDVSNPDLKLKPGMTANVTIVTQQKDQALSVPNTALRYRPVPSPDAAAQAPAQQAPAGMRTVYVLRRQPEQKPQPVAVNVRTGMTDGTFTEVVEGELKAGDRVITAANSAAGATPSAAPSGASPLGGGGGGRGMGGGRRGGF; this is encoded by the coding sequence ATGAAGGCCTTGAGCGAGATGCCGCGGGAAGCGCCGGCCCTGGCGCCGGTGGAGCTGGATGAGGACGAGGGTCGCAAGCGTGGCATTCCGCGCTGGGCCTGGGTCCTGGCAATCCTGGTGGTGGTGGGCGCGGGGGTGTTCTGGCGCATGCGCGCTGGAAACCAGGCGGACGCCGTCACCTACGACACGACCCCCGCCGAGGCCCGGAAGCTCACGGCCAAGGTGACGGCCACCGGCACCGTGGCGGCGCTGGTGACGGTGCAGGTCGGCAGTCAGGTCTCCGGTCGCATCCAGGAGCTGATGGTCGACTACAACTCGCAGGTGAAGAAGGGGCAGGTCATCGCCCGCATCGACCCGCAGTTGGTGCAGGCCGCGCTGGACCGGGCGAAGGCGAACATGATGGCCTCGCGCGCGAACCTCCAGAAAGCGCGCGTCAACGCGGACGTGGCGAAGAAGCAGGCCGTGCGTTCGCGCGAGCTGCGCGCCCAGCAGTTCATCTCCCAGTCCGAGCTGGAGACCGCGGAGTCCGCCGCCGCCAACGGGCAGGCGGAGGTGACGGCCGCGGAGGGCTCGGTGGCCCAGGCGCAGGCCGCGCTCAACGAGGCGGAGGTGAACCTCAAGTACACGACCATCGTGTCGCCCACGGACGGCATCGTCATCTCGCGCAGCGTGGACGTGGGCCAGACGGTGGCCGCGTCCCTCCAGGCGCCCGTGCTCTTCACCATCGCGGAGGACCTGCGGAAGATGCAGGTCAACACCAGCATCGCGGAAGCGGACGTGGGCAAGCTGCAGCCCGGCCAGAAGGCCACCTTCACCGTGGATGCCTTCTCGGGGGAGACCTTCGAGGGCGTCATCCGGCAGATCCGCAACGAGGCCATCACCGTGCAGAACGTGGTGACCTACCTGGCCGTCATCGACGTGTCGAACCCGGACCTGAAGCTCAAGCCGGGCATGACCGCCAACGTGACCATCGTCACGCAGCAGAAGGACCAGGCCCTGTCCGTGCCCAATACGGCCTTGCGCTACCGCCCGGTGCCGTCGCCGGACGCCGCCGCGCAGGCTCCGGCCCAGCAGGCCCCGGCCGGCATGCGCACCGTCTACGTGCTGCGCCGCCAGCCGGAGCAGAAGCCGCAGCCCGTCGCCGTGAACGTGCGCACTGGCATGACGGACGGCACGTTCACGGAGGTGGTGGAGGGTGAATTGAAGGCGGGCGACCGCGTCATCACCGCAGCGAACTCGGCGGCGGGCGCGACGCCTTCCGCGGCTCCGTCGGGCGCGAGCCCCCTCGGTGGTGGGGGCGGCGGCCGGGGCATGGGCGGCGGGCGCCGGGGCGGATTCTAG
- a CDS encoding HAMP domain-containing sensor histidine kinase, giving the protein MKFFRMPMGLLPRIYLVGVIQILLVGVSLMLARDLLRNESWRNRFDDELSYFVDEWSALRDTPAELQASLERAQQRMGMRVTLRDAEGTLLGNTRPDPAPPLRPEELSAVSSRVTRSGPRGPFPGAGSGPGRMLVVSPFPGPIQVYAAVSLPPPPPPPDGDRQTAIIVGLVLACTAITSVVFARTLAGPLEKLASAARAFGAGRLDVRAGLRRKDELGLVSEAFDEMAGRITQLLRSQKELLANVSHELRTPLSRIRVALDLAAEGDAQTARELLPDITEDLSELERLVSDVLTTSRLELVTEGASGVPPLRLERVDANALLDKAAARFHTARPTHRLEVQVDGTLPALEADPVLLRRVLDNLLDNAGKYSEPGTTVKLHARAAGDGLQVDIQDQGIGIEAQDLSRVGTPFFRTDRSRARTTGGVGLGLALVRRILDAHHGRLTLESQPGQGTTARIVLPGVGAADTPDGRLAAGHLS; this is encoded by the coding sequence GTGAAGTTCTTCCGGATGCCCATGGGCCTGCTCCCCCGCATCTACCTGGTGGGAGTCATCCAGATCCTCCTCGTGGGCGTGTCGCTCATGCTCGCGCGCGACCTCCTGCGCAACGAGTCCTGGCGCAACCGCTTCGACGACGAGCTGTCCTACTTCGTCGACGAGTGGTCCGCCCTGCGCGACACCCCCGCCGAGCTCCAGGCGTCGCTCGAACGCGCCCAGCAGCGCATGGGCATGCGCGTCACCCTGCGCGACGCGGAGGGGACGCTGCTCGGCAACACGCGTCCGGACCCCGCGCCCCCGCTCAGGCCCGAGGAGCTCTCCGCCGTCAGCTCGCGCGTCACCCGCAGTGGCCCTCGCGGCCCGTTCCCGGGGGCTGGCAGCGGCCCTGGCCGCATGCTGGTGGTGAGCCCCTTTCCGGGCCCCATCCAGGTCTATGCCGCCGTGTCCCTGCCCCCGCCGCCGCCTCCTCCTGACGGCGACCGGCAGACGGCCATCATCGTGGGGCTCGTGCTGGCGTGTACCGCCATCACCTCCGTCGTCTTCGCGCGCACGCTCGCGGGCCCGCTGGAGAAGCTGGCGTCCGCGGCGCGTGCGTTTGGCGCCGGACGGCTGGACGTGCGCGCGGGCCTGCGCCGCAAGGACGAGCTGGGCCTGGTGTCCGAGGCCTTCGACGAGATGGCCGGCCGCATCACCCAGCTGCTGCGCTCGCAGAAGGAGCTGCTCGCCAACGTGTCGCACGAACTGCGCACGCCCCTGTCCCGCATCCGCGTGGCGCTGGACCTGGCCGCGGAGGGCGACGCGCAGACGGCGCGCGAGCTGTTGCCCGACATCACCGAGGACCTGTCCGAGCTGGAGCGCCTGGTGTCGGACGTGCTCACCACGTCCCGCCTGGAGCTGGTGACGGAAGGCGCCAGCGGCGTGCCTCCCTTGCGCCTGGAGCGCGTGGACGCGAACGCGCTCCTGGACAAGGCCGCCGCCCGCTTCCACACCGCTCGGCCGACGCACCGGCTGGAGGTCCAGGTGGACGGCACGCTGCCCGCGCTGGAGGCGGACCCCGTGCTGCTGCGGCGCGTGTTGGACAACCTGCTCGACAACGCGGGGAAATACTCGGAGCCCGGCACCACCGTGAAGCTGCACGCTCGGGCGGCGGGCGACGGCCTCCAGGTGGACATCCAGGACCAGGGCATCGGCATCGAAGCGCAGGACCTGTCGCGCGTGGGCACACCCTTCTTCCGCACCGACCGCAGCCGCGCTCGCACCACCGGCGGCGTGGGTCTGGGGCTGGCGCTGGTGCGCCGCATCCTGGATGCGCACCACGGCCGCCTCACGCTGGAGAGCCAGCCGGGCCAGGGCACCACCGCGCGCATCGTGCTCCCCGGAGTGGGAGCGGCGGACACACCGGATGGCCGCCTCGCCGCGGGTCATCTTTCGTAA
- a CDS encoding response regulator transcription factor — translation METTPRPTTSEEATIQVLLVEDDERLARLTARYLQEHGIIVTVSASGTDALLQTSRHTFDVILLDLMLPGRDGLEVCRELRTRTDVPIIMLTARGEEADRVLGLESGADDYLPKPYSSRELLARIRAQVRRARGKVGPTSHPVHAGRLVLDPRSLSASLDGKPLSLTTYEFSLLRVLAERAGRVLSREQLLDLVKGSADEVFDRSVDVHIFRLRQKLEVDPRNPRLLKTVRGAGYMLATGTEAEP, via the coding sequence ATGGAGACGACCCCACGCCCCACGACCTCCGAGGAGGCCACCATCCAGGTGCTCCTCGTCGAGGACGATGAACGCCTGGCGCGGCTCACCGCCCGCTACCTCCAGGAGCACGGCATCATCGTCACCGTCTCCGCCTCCGGCACCGACGCGCTCCTCCAGACGTCCCGCCACACCTTCGACGTCATCCTCCTGGACCTCATGCTCCCCGGCCGCGACGGCCTGGAGGTCTGCCGCGAGCTGCGCACCCGCACGGACGTCCCCATCATCATGCTCACCGCGCGCGGCGAGGAGGCCGACCGCGTCCTGGGCCTCGAGTCCGGCGCGGACGACTACCTGCCCAAGCCCTACTCGTCGCGCGAGCTGCTCGCTCGCATCCGCGCCCAGGTGCGCCGCGCTCGCGGCAAGGTGGGCCCTACCAGCCACCCCGTGCACGCGGGCCGCCTGGTGCTGGACCCGCGCAGCCTGAGCGCATCCCTGGACGGCAAGCCGCTGTCCCTCACCACCTACGAGTTCAGCCTGCTGCGCGTCCTGGCCGAGCGCGCCGGCCGCGTCCTCAGCCGTGAGCAGCTGCTCGACCTGGTGAAGGGCAGCGCGGACGAGGTGTTCGACCGCTCCGTGGACGTGCACATCTTCCGCCTGCGCCAGAAGCTGGAGGTGGATCCGCGCAACCCGCGCCTGCTCAAGACGGTCCGCGGTGCCGGCTACATGCTGGCCACCGGGACCGAGGCGGAGCCGTGA
- a CDS encoding acyl-CoA synthetase, producing the protein MPIVHDWLARRASLAPERTALVDSLRGGRRISWAEWNDSAHRTALLLRGLGVGPGDRVSVLASNGVETLDLVFACAKLGAVLQPLNWRLGVEELHGLLSDVAPAVVCFGPEFLAQADALRPRFPAHWVCLADPLFCSRETLTGALPSIELEADAPWVLCSTGGSTGLPKSAVLTHGSLTANAVNTVVSWGLTQDDVALLNAPLFHTGGLNVFTLPLVLAGGASVVCRSFDVAQCFDLIHSGSVNLVFGVPTMFIEMQRHPRFEAVDFSRLKLLISGGAPCPAPVFERFFSRGVPFRTGYGLTEAGPNNFFLPDAVMRSHPGFVGVPLFHVEARIDGEQRPGDVGELLLRGPHVCAGYWRRPEETARVFVDGWLHTGDLASRDAQGLFRIEGRAKDLIISGGENIHPSEVESVLAGHPDVAEVAVIGVPDPKWGEVPRALVVPRPGAAPTLEALGAFCSGRLARYKLPRTLRLLEALPRTPAGKVDRRTLTRLHGEP; encoded by the coding sequence ATGCCCATCGTCCACGACTGGCTGGCCCGGCGGGCTTCGCTCGCCCCGGAGCGCACGGCGCTCGTTGATTCGCTCCGGGGTGGGCGGCGCATCTCGTGGGCGGAGTGGAATGACTCCGCCCACCGGACCGCGCTGCTGCTGCGCGGCCTGGGCGTGGGCCCGGGGGACCGCGTCTCCGTGCTGGCCTCCAACGGCGTGGAGACGCTGGACCTCGTGTTCGCGTGCGCCAAGCTGGGCGCCGTGCTCCAGCCGCTCAACTGGCGCCTGGGCGTGGAGGAGCTCCACGGCCTGCTCTCCGATGTCGCTCCTGCCGTCGTCTGCTTCGGGCCGGAGTTCCTCGCTCAAGCCGACGCCTTGCGCCCCCGGTTTCCGGCGCACTGGGTCTGCCTGGCGGATCCGCTCTTCTGCTCCCGCGAGACCCTGACCGGCGCGCTGCCCTCCATCGAACTGGAGGCGGATGCTCCCTGGGTGCTGTGCTCCACCGGCGGGAGCACCGGGCTTCCGAAGTCCGCCGTGCTCACGCATGGCTCGCTCACCGCCAATGCCGTGAACACCGTCGTCAGCTGGGGCCTCACCCAGGACGACGTGGCGCTGCTCAACGCGCCCCTGTTCCACACCGGCGGCCTCAACGTCTTCACGCTGCCGCTGGTGCTTGCTGGCGGCGCCTCTGTCGTGTGCAGGTCCTTCGACGTGGCGCAGTGCTTCGACCTCATCCACTCGGGCTCCGTGAACCTCGTGTTCGGCGTGCCCACCATGTTCATCGAGATGCAGCGGCATCCCCGCTTCGAGGCCGTGGACTTCTCCCGCCTCAAGCTGCTCATCAGCGGCGGCGCCCCCTGTCCCGCCCCCGTCTTCGAGCGCTTCTTCTCCCGAGGCGTTCCCTTCCGCACCGGCTACGGCCTCACCGAGGCCGGCCCCAACAACTTCTTCCTCCCTGACGCCGTCATGCGCTCGCACCCGGGCTTCGTCGGCGTGCCCCTCTTCCACGTCGAGGCGCGCATCGACGGCGAACAGCGCCCCGGTGACGTGGGCGAACTGCTCCTTCGTGGCCCCCATGTGTGCGCCGGCTACTGGCGCCGCCCGGAGGAGACCGCCCGCGTCTTCGTGGACGGCTGGCTCCATACCGGCGACCTGGCCTCCCGCGACGCCCAGGGCCTCTTCCGCATCGAGGGCCGCGCCAAGGACCTCATCATCTCCGGCGGCGAGAACATCCACCCCTCCGAGGTCGAGAGCGTCCTCGCCGGCCACCCCGATGTCGCCGAGGTCGCCGTCATCGGCGTCCCCGACCCGAAGTGGGGCGAAGTCCCCCGCGCCCTTGTCGTCCCCCGACCCGGTGCGGCACCCACACTGGAGGCGCTGGGAGCCTTCTGCTCGGGCCGGCTTGCCCGCTACAAGCTGCCCCGGACGCTGCGGCTGCTGGAGGCCCTGCCTCGGACCCCTGCGGGCAAGGTGGACCGGCGGACGCTCACCCGGCTGCACGGCGAGCCCTGA